From a single Cytophagales bacterium WSM2-2 genomic region:
- a CDS encoding glycosyl transferase translates to MKILFLVPYPLNEAPSQRFRFEQYFKSLAQSHIQYKLKPFFKSKNYKFFFEPGRYLSKILILLGGFIRRSIVCVEALKYDFVFIHREAGPVGPPVTEWIIGRILKRKIIYDFDDAIWITDKTNEGWIEKRIRNRGKISQICQWSYKVSAGNQYLAAFAKQFNDRVVVNPTTIDLEHVHCLPMQAKPREDGRIIIGWTGSHSTLKYLKEIEPALQRIEDKYPQCEVWVIADQTPDVKLSRCHFKKWSLETEISDLAQLDIGVMPLPDDEWSKGKCGFKALQYMALEIPAIVSPVGVNTTIIEHGVTGFLAEDTEQWFETLCLLIDNSALRAQIGAAGKKIVEKNYSVQSNTNTFLKLFT, encoded by the coding sequence ATGAAAATCCTTTTTCTTGTTCCGTATCCTTTAAATGAAGCTCCTTCACAGCGTTTTCGCTTTGAACAGTATTTTAAGTCGTTGGCTCAAAGTCACATTCAATATAAACTCAAGCCATTCTTTAAATCTAAAAACTATAAGTTTTTTTTTGAGCCTGGAAGGTATTTGTCAAAGATTCTGATCTTACTTGGAGGTTTTATCAGGCGCAGCATAGTTTGTGTTGAAGCTCTGAAGTATGATTTTGTCTTTATACACAGGGAAGCTGGCCCGGTAGGTCCACCAGTGACAGAATGGATCATTGGAAGAATTTTAAAAAGAAAAATCATTTATGATTTCGATGATGCGATTTGGATCACGGACAAAACGAATGAGGGGTGGATAGAAAAGAGGATTCGCAACAGGGGAAAGATTAGTCAAATATGCCAATGGAGTTATAAGGTTAGTGCGGGTAATCAATACCTCGCGGCTTTTGCGAAACAGTTTAATGATCGAGTAGTTGTCAATCCAACAACTATCGATTTGGAACACGTTCATTGCTTGCCCATGCAGGCCAAACCTCGAGAAGACGGGCGAATAATTATCGGATGGACTGGCTCTCACAGCACGCTAAAATACCTCAAAGAAATCGAGCCTGCGCTCCAGCGTATAGAAGATAAATATCCACAATGCGAGGTGTGGGTCATCGCAGATCAGACTCCAGACGTTAAGCTATCTCGGTGTCATTTTAAGAAGTGGTCACTGGAAACTGAAATTTCCGATTTAGCACAACTTGATATTGGCGTTATGCCGCTGCCTGATGACGAGTGGTCAAAGGGAAAATGCGGTTTTAAGGCTCTTCAATATATGGCTCTTGAAATACCGGCCATAGTTTCACCTGTCGGTGTTAATACAACAATTATTGAACATGGTGTAACGGGTTTTTTGGCAGAGGATACAGAGCAGTGGTTTGAGACGCTTTGTCTGCTGATTGATAATAGTGCACTCAGAGCACAGATAGGAGCAGCCGGGAAAAAAATTGTGGAGAAGAATTATTCCGTTCAATCCAATACAAATACTTTTTTAAAACTTTTTACCTAA
- the xapG gene encoding transport permease protein, which yields MNEPIEYKIEPSSGKFLEWNELWRYRELFYFFTWRDIKIKYKQTVLGFLWAILQPLFMMIVFTFFFGRALNIPSQNLPYPVYVFSGLAIWNLFSSGLTSASNSMVNNALIIKKIYFPRLIIPVSSILVAFFDFLMAFALLAGLLVYYWQSVAWDALFLWPLAILITLLATLGLGSWIAALNVKYRDFRYVIPFLVQALFFLTPVIYPITLLRYPVLQYVLACSPMYAAIEFFRYPLTGIPPNVYFIGLSLLSGTIMLFVGVLYFKKTEDFFADFA from the coding sequence ATGAACGAACCTATCGAGTATAAAATAGAACCGAGCAGTGGAAAATTCCTGGAGTGGAACGAATTGTGGCGCTACCGCGAACTATTTTATTTTTTTACTTGGAGGGATATCAAGATCAAATACAAGCAAACCGTACTAGGTTTCTTATGGGCGATTCTTCAGCCACTGTTTATGATGATCGTCTTCACTTTCTTTTTTGGGCGAGCCTTAAATATACCGTCTCAAAATCTTCCATACCCGGTCTACGTATTTTCGGGGCTCGCCATCTGGAATTTGTTTTCATCTGGGCTCACCAGCGCCTCGAACAGTATGGTGAACAATGCTCTCATCATAAAAAAAATTTACTTCCCCAGACTGATTATCCCGGTCTCTTCCATTCTGGTGGCTTTTTTCGATTTTTTGATGGCCTTTGCATTATTGGCCGGGCTATTGGTATACTACTGGCAATCCGTTGCCTGGGATGCGCTTTTTCTTTGGCCACTAGCTATTCTCATTACACTTCTCGCAACACTGGGCTTGGGTTCCTGGATTGCGGCACTCAACGTGAAGTATCGCGATTTTCGTTATGTGATTCCCTTTTTAGTGCAAGCACTTTTCTTTCTGACTCCGGTGATTTACCCTATTACTTTGCTCAGATATCCAGTGTTACAATACGTCCTGGCTTGCTCTCCCATGTATGCGGCTATTGAATTTTTTAGATACCCGCTTACAGGTATTCCCCCCAACGTTTACTTCATTGGTCTTAGCCTGCTTTCAGGGACAATCATGTTATTTGTGGGAGTTCTTTATTTTAAAAAAACCGAGGACTTTTTTGCAGATTTTGCCTAG
- a CDS encoding asparagine synthetase B, which produces MCGILGAIGEVADHSFEEGLIRISHRGPDGSSTWKDESAFVRLGHRRLAIIDLTEMGKQPMTVGPLTITFNGEIYNYLEIRKELEALGHRFASHSDTEVILSAFLQWGEKCLLKFNGMWAFAIWNSESKTLFLSRDRFGVKPLFYSLRSDRLVFGSEMKALTPMLGQVNVHPEFTWFVNNIHNYETTDRCLIKEVLRFPAGHYAYWKPGELKMDAKRFWNTLDHLLEPEKKYEDQVAHFQDLFFDACKIRMRSDVKIGTALSGGLDSSSVAAAMHQLSRQQNDGTFQRNWQNAFVAVFPGTPLDEKIYAEEIIKSFSLNGFYFEIDPVKGIEKLNDYLWYFEELFLTSPIPMIDIYRGIKQQGVSVSLDGHGADELFSGYGTMLLNAIKDNPFKLKSIKEVISTYKSTYGIDRSDFTVWVDGFAGKKKLLYHYFSKLFNFEEDDQLVKQLGHFNATLYREFHSFILPTLLRNYDRYSMAAGVEVRMPFMDYRLVSYCFSLPWTSKLRNGFTKSILRDAMIGILPEKIARRKSKVGFGTPFTHWLTGPWKEYILDTIQSQDFKNSQVINASQVTRTVQQFYKKPAPSWEDGNIVWESLMPYFWEIAFFKKLNYVQ; this is translated from the coding sequence ATGTGTGGCATATTGGGAGCTATTGGTGAGGTGGCCGATCATTCATTTGAAGAAGGCCTGATTAGAATATCCCATCGCGGACCCGATGGTTCTTCCACCTGGAAGGACGAATCAGCGTTTGTACGTCTTGGACATCGCAGACTGGCAATCATCGATCTCACCGAGATGGGCAAACAACCTATGACGGTGGGTCCGCTGACAATAACCTTCAACGGAGAAATCTACAACTACCTGGAAATTCGAAAAGAGCTGGAAGCGCTCGGTCATCGGTTTGCATCCCACTCTGATACGGAAGTAATTCTCAGCGCATTTCTTCAATGGGGTGAGAAATGCTTGCTGAAGTTTAATGGAATGTGGGCTTTTGCTATATGGAACAGTGAAAGTAAAACGCTTTTCTTATCAAGAGACAGGTTTGGTGTGAAGCCCCTTTTTTATAGTCTTAGGTCCGATAGACTGGTATTTGGTTCTGAAATGAAAGCGCTGACTCCCATGTTAGGTCAGGTGAATGTACATCCGGAATTTACTTGGTTCGTAAACAATATCCACAATTATGAAACTACTGATCGCTGTCTGATCAAAGAAGTTCTCCGGTTCCCTGCTGGCCATTATGCATATTGGAAACCTGGTGAACTGAAAATGGATGCAAAGCGATTCTGGAATACTCTTGATCATCTGCTAGAGCCTGAAAAAAAATATGAGGATCAGGTTGCCCACTTTCAGGATTTATTTTTCGATGCGTGTAAAATCAGAATGCGTTCGGATGTAAAAATTGGAACCGCATTAAGTGGAGGGTTGGATTCTAGTTCAGTAGCAGCAGCCATGCATCAATTGAGTCGGCAACAAAATGATGGCACTTTTCAACGGAATTGGCAGAACGCTTTTGTCGCTGTATTTCCGGGCACACCTTTGGATGAGAAAATTTATGCGGAAGAAATTATTAAGTCTTTTTCACTAAACGGTTTCTATTTTGAAATAGATCCGGTCAAAGGCATTGAAAAACTTAATGATTATTTATGGTATTTTGAAGAGTTGTTCCTCACTAGCCCGATTCCGATGATAGACATCTACCGAGGCATAAAACAACAGGGAGTATCAGTGAGTCTTGACGGTCACGGTGCTGATGAGCTATTTTCGGGTTATGGAACCATGCTCTTGAACGCTATCAAAGACAATCCTTTCAAATTGAAATCTATAAAAGAAGTTATTTCAACTTACAAGAGTACTTATGGGATTGACCGATCGGATTTTACTGTCTGGGTTGATGGATTCGCTGGCAAAAAAAAATTGTTATATCATTATTTTTCGAAGCTCTTCAATTTTGAAGAGGATGACCAACTCGTAAAACAACTGGGGCATTTTAATGCGACTCTATATAGAGAGTTTCATTCTTTTATTTTGCCCACCTTATTGCGAAACTACGACCGTTATTCAATGGCCGCTGGAGTCGAAGTACGAATGCCTTTTATGGATTACCGATTAGTATCCTACTGTTTTTCGTTGCCTTGGACAAGTAAGTTGAGGAACGGCTTTACCAAATCGATTTTAAGAGACGCCATGATTGGCATATTGCCCGAGAAAATCGCAAGGAGGAAATCAAAAGTGGGTTTTGGGACTCCATTCACACATTGGCTCACTGGCCCTTGGAAAGAATACATACTGGATACAATCCAGTCACAGGATTTTAAAAATTCGCAGGTTATAAATGCTTCACAAGTAACGAGAACAGTTCAACAGTTTTATAAAAAACCTGCTCCTTCGTGGGAAGATGGTAATATCGTTTGGGAAAGTTTGATGCCGTATTTTTGGGAAATTGCTTTCTTTAAAAAATTAAATTACGTTCAATGA
- a CDS encoding glycosyl transferase, with product MDISVIIINYNTFDLTCRCIESVLEKTKDVTFEIILVDNNSTETDPEKFINRFGASIKLIRSNANGGFAKGNNLGIEKATGDFILLLNSDTFLKNNVLLMLKSFLVSYSHIAAVSGRLEFPDGTIQSNCQRFPSIKAKLFELLRLQKLFPKAGSKILLGYFFDHNSVAFPDWIWGTCFMFRKNLLEKLPRKKLADDFFMYVEDMQWCLEFRSIGYGVAFEPGAQLIHYLGKSGGARNDLAKKNHAVLMRLYYHPVHAALIKFLDRLLIGL from the coding sequence ATGGACATCTCAGTTATTATCATCAACTATAACACATTCGATCTCACTTGTCGATGTATTGAAAGTGTCTTAGAAAAAACAAAGGATGTTACTTTTGAAATAATTCTTGTCGATAATAATTCAACTGAAACCGATCCGGAAAAATTCATTAACCGATTTGGGGCAAGCATCAAACTGATCCGAAGTAACGCGAATGGAGGATTTGCCAAAGGCAATAATTTGGGGATCGAAAAAGCGACTGGAGATTTTATATTGCTGTTAAATAGCGATACATTCCTGAAGAACAACGTTTTGCTGATGCTCAAAAGTTTTCTTGTGAGTTATTCACACATTGCAGCCGTCAGTGGACGACTGGAATTCCCGGATGGAACAATACAGAGTAACTGCCAAAGATTTCCCTCCATAAAAGCCAAGCTGTTCGAGTTATTGAGATTACAGAAACTGTTTCCGAAGGCTGGTTCAAAAATTTTGCTTGGATACTTTTTCGATCACAATTCGGTGGCATTTCCCGATTGGATTTGGGGAACTTGTTTCATGTTTAGAAAAAACTTATTGGAGAAATTGCCGCGAAAGAAACTGGCGGATGATTTCTTCATGTATGTAGAAGATATGCAATGGTGCCTGGAGTTCAGGAGCATAGGGTACGGGGTTGCTTTCGAGCCCGGCGCACAATTGATTCATTACCTGGGCAAAAGCGGGGGTGCACGTAATGATCTGGCAAAAAAAAATCATGCTGTACTTATGCGGCTGTATTATCACCCTGTGCATGCCGCTTTAATTAAATTTCTTGATCGGTTGCTAATTGGATTATAA
- the asnB-2 gene encoding asparagine synthetase B, producing MCGIAGIVSSKKVERAEIELMTNSISHRGPDAEGYYVNGRVAMGHKRLSIIDLDARSNQPFFSHDKRYVISYNGEIYNFKKVAQELSNLGITFSTTSDTEVIIEAFALWGTGFIHKLNGMFAFAIYDVQEEKLFLYRDRCGKKPLYYYLKNGVFLFASELKAILKHPAVANSFAFDTSTVSSFLQLGFIPQPKTFYKDIYKFPAGHCGVLSQNMKLSILPYWNISHYITTTRTHSESQAFLQLKDLVHDAVHSRLIADVPVGIFLSGGVDSSLVAASASKVARLKTFSIGFKEAKFDESSFAEKVAKHLNTDHQGYMLHEKEAVELVDHYLNHFDEPFADTSAIPTMLVSKLARKEVAVALTGDGGDELFLGYGAYTWASRLGNPFLNFWSPLLRRALRSVHSPRWKRAAYLFDNVDVRNKRSHIFSQEQYFFSEKEIRENVFKGTEGYTDWVYDDFRYLAILSEAERQALFDFQLYLRDDLLVKVDRASMIYGLECRSPLLDHRLVEFAVNLPETFKKRNGVTKYLMRKMLFEMVPEKYFDRPKWGFGIPLAQWMKNELSHFMNYLNEEALNKTGIFNISFVQNLIRRFNNGEDYLYNRLWVLIILQKYLLKQ from the coding sequence ATGTGCGGAATAGCCGGAATCGTATCCTCAAAAAAAGTAGAAAGAGCTGAAATTGAATTGATGACCAATTCGATTTCTCATCGAGGGCCGGATGCCGAAGGATATTATGTAAACGGCCGGGTTGCAATGGGCCACAAACGGCTTAGCATTATTGACCTTGATGCGCGGAGTAATCAACCTTTTTTTTCACATGACAAACGTTATGTCATCAGTTACAATGGTGAGATTTACAATTTTAAAAAAGTAGCTCAAGAGTTAAGCAACCTGGGCATTACATTCAGCACTACTTCAGACACTGAAGTAATCATTGAGGCTTTTGCATTGTGGGGCACAGGATTTATCCATAAGCTGAATGGCATGTTTGCTTTTGCTATTTACGATGTGCAGGAAGAGAAGCTATTTCTCTATCGCGATCGATGTGGAAAAAAACCCCTCTACTACTATTTAAAAAATGGCGTCTTTCTTTTTGCTTCAGAACTAAAGGCTATACTCAAGCATCCTGCTGTCGCGAACTCATTCGCCTTTGACACTAGTACAGTCTCCTCATTTCTGCAATTGGGATTCATACCTCAACCTAAAACTTTTTATAAAGATATTTACAAGTTCCCGGCAGGGCATTGCGGTGTTCTTTCACAGAACATGAAACTCTCTATTTTGCCGTACTGGAATATTTCACATTATATCACTACAACTCGCACTCACTCAGAGAGTCAGGCATTCCTTCAATTGAAGGATCTTGTGCACGATGCTGTTCATTCCCGGCTGATAGCCGATGTGCCCGTTGGAATCTTTCTGAGCGGAGGTGTTGATTCGAGCCTGGTGGCTGCTTCTGCTTCGAAAGTCGCACGTCTTAAAACATTCTCCATCGGATTCAAAGAAGCTAAATTTGACGAGAGCTCTTTCGCGGAAAAAGTAGCCAAGCATCTCAACACAGATCATCAGGGTTATATGCTGCATGAAAAGGAAGCCGTAGAGCTTGTTGACCATTACTTAAATCACTTTGATGAGCCATTCGCTGACACCTCAGCTATTCCGACTATGCTCGTCTCAAAATTGGCACGAAAAGAAGTCGCCGTGGCACTGACGGGGGACGGAGGAGATGAGCTTTTCCTGGGATATGGGGCTTATACCTGGGCTTCACGTCTGGGTAATCCCTTTTTGAATTTTTGGAGCCCCCTGCTTAGGAGAGCTCTGCGTTCGGTTCATTCGCCCAGATGGAAACGGGCGGCTTATCTTTTTGACAATGTTGATGTGCGCAACAAACGAAGCCACATATTTTCACAAGAGCAGTACTTCTTTTCTGAAAAAGAAATAAGAGAGAATGTATTTAAAGGCACTGAAGGTTATACAGATTGGGTCTATGATGATTTTCGGTATTTGGCCATCTTATCCGAAGCAGAACGCCAGGCTTTGTTCGACTTTCAGCTTTACTTGCGGGACGACTTATTAGTAAAAGTGGACCGCGCAAGCATGATCTACGGGTTAGAGTGCCGCAGCCCTTTACTGGATCATCGACTGGTGGAATTTGCTGTTAACTTGCCAGAAACATTCAAAAAGCGAAATGGAGTCACCAAATATCTGATGCGCAAAATGCTTTTTGAGATGGTGCCAGAAAAATATTTCGACAGACCCAAGTGGGGGTTCGGTATACCGCTCGCGCAGTGGATGAAAAATGAACTTAGCCACTTCATGAATTACCTCAATGAGGAGGCGCTCAATAAAACAGGAATTTTTAACATTTCATTCGTACAAAATTTGATCAGGCGTTTTAACAATGGAGAAGATTACTTGTACAACCGCTTGTGGGTGCTGATTATCCTTCAGAAATATTTGCTGAAGCAATGA
- a CDS encoding oxidoreductase codes for MLNIALVGYGYWGRNLARNFYNYSGCRLHTIVERDASQLSGVTRNFPDVRLISEASTAFTDSEIDAIAIATPPSTHYSLAKEALLAGKHVLVEKPMTTLVSQSLELIDIALKKNLTLMPDHTFLYTGAVQKIKALISSGEIGNINYVDSIRINLGLFQNDVNVLWDLAAHDISICDYLLSLFPISVQANGISHPRNGIENIAYLTLKYEGDLIAHFNCSWSSPVKIRQMLLGGDKKMILYNDMEPTEKVKIYDSGYSISPQEKSRVLIDYRTGDIFVPKVPLSEALTEMAKDFVNSIETGRLPLSNYKTGLNVVKVLEASEQSIKNNGKEIILK; via the coding sequence ATGCTAAATATTGCACTCGTTGGCTACGGTTATTGGGGGAGAAATCTGGCAAGAAATTTTTACAACTATTCAGGATGCAGGCTTCATACAATTGTTGAGAGAGATGCTTCGCAACTATCAGGTGTTACTCGCAATTTTCCAGATGTAAGGCTGATTTCTGAGGCTTCTACCGCATTTACTGACAGTGAAATAGATGCTATTGCGATTGCAACTCCACCATCAACGCATTACTCTCTCGCAAAAGAAGCCCTGCTTGCTGGTAAGCATGTTTTGGTCGAAAAACCGATGACAACCTTGGTGAGTCAAAGTCTGGAGTTAATAGATATAGCGCTGAAAAAAAATCTCACATTGATGCCTGACCACACATTTTTGTACACTGGGGCTGTGCAAAAAATCAAAGCATTGATCAGCTCAGGTGAAATCGGAAATATTAATTATGTCGACTCGATCCGTATCAATCTGGGGTTATTTCAAAACGATGTCAACGTGCTGTGGGACTTGGCCGCCCACGATATTTCTATATGCGATTATTTGCTAAGCCTATTCCCCATCAGCGTACAGGCCAATGGTATTTCGCACCCCAGAAATGGAATTGAAAATATCGCTTACCTCACACTGAAATATGAGGGGGATTTGATTGCTCATTTTAACTGTTCATGGTCTTCGCCAGTAAAGATCCGGCAAATGTTATTAGGGGGTGATAAAAAAATGATTCTCTACAACGATATGGAGCCCACGGAAAAAGTTAAAATCTACGATTCCGGATACTCTATTTCTCCGCAGGAAAAATCAAGGGTTTTGATCGACTATAGAACAGGGGATATTTTCGTGCCTAAGGTTCCTTTGAGCGAGGCCCTGACCGAAATGGCTAAGGATTTTGTGAACTCTATTGAAACAGGCCGCCTCCCCTTGTCAAATTATAAAACCGGATTGAACGTAGTGAAAGTCCTGGAAGCCAGTGAGCAAAGCATAAAAAATAACGGTAAGGAAATAATACTAAAATAA
- a CDS encoding N-acetyltransferase, producing MILNVDNERQSISNVEVGADVRIFKFVNLYGCKIGDGSKIGSFVEIQKGVTIGKNCKVSSHTFICEGVTIDDGVFVGHNVSFINDMIPRAVNADGSLQTEMDWQLVMTRVGARSSIGTGATILGGVTIGKNALVGAGSVVTKDVPDNAVVVGNPAKIIRYVS from the coding sequence ATGATTCTAAATGTCGACAATGAGAGGCAGTCAATCAGCAATGTGGAGGTTGGTGCCGATGTACGGATTTTTAAGTTTGTTAACCTCTACGGCTGCAAGATCGGAGACGGATCTAAAATTGGTTCCTTTGTAGAAATCCAGAAAGGCGTGACTATAGGTAAGAACTGCAAAGTATCCAGCCACACTTTCATCTGTGAGGGTGTCACTATTGACGATGGGGTTTTTGTCGGCCATAATGTATCATTCATCAACGATATGATTCCACGCGCTGTCAATGCAGACGGTTCCCTTCAAACGGAAATGGATTGGCAACTTGTAATGACTCGCGTAGGAGCACGCTCCTCCATAGGTACTGGCGCAACGATCCTTGGTGGTGTAACCATTGGTAAAAATGCGCTGGTAGGAGCGGGCAGTGTAGTTACCAAAGATGTTCCTGATAATGCAGTCGTTGTTGGCAATCCGGCCAAAATAATACGTTATGTCAGTTAA
- a CDS encoding glutamine--scyllo-inositol aminotransferase, with the protein MISPIPFLDLRKQYQSIREEIRVAINSVCEETAFSGGKFIEQFEKDFAQYCGTKYCVAVNNGTSALHLAMLALGIKAGDEVIVPANTFIATAWGASYTGATPVFIDCDPLTWEIDPNSVQQKITKRTKAIMGVHLYGQPFDIETLQSVAKKNGLYLVEDAAQAHGARYKGTRVGGFGEMACFSFYPGKNLGTYGEGGGITTNNESYYRHLLSLRNHGSSTRYYHDEIGYNMRMGGFEAAVLSVKLKYLDQWNSDRKKVANRYRQEIKNALIRFQHEPDFSESAHHLAVITTDNREKLIKHLNENNIFPGLHYPVPCHLQKAYRDLGYQKGSIPNAEYLSEHCLSLPMYAELNSDEIDYIISTVNSYS; encoded by the coding sequence ATGATTTCACCAATTCCTTTCCTTGACCTAAGGAAACAATATCAGAGCATTCGCGAGGAGATACGCGTGGCAATAAATAGCGTCTGCGAAGAAACCGCTTTCTCAGGGGGAAAATTTATCGAGCAATTTGAAAAAGATTTTGCTCAGTATTGCGGAACAAAGTACTGTGTCGCCGTAAATAATGGCACATCGGCCCTGCACTTGGCTATGTTGGCATTGGGAATAAAGGCTGGGGATGAAGTAATTGTTCCCGCAAATACTTTCATCGCTACGGCATGGGGGGCTTCCTACACAGGTGCTACCCCTGTATTTATTGATTGTGATCCGCTCACATGGGAGATTGATCCTAACTCTGTTCAGCAAAAAATTACCAAAAGGACAAAGGCAATCATGGGGGTACATCTTTATGGCCAGCCGTTTGATATTGAAACATTGCAGTCTGTAGCGAAAAAAAATGGCCTTTACTTAGTTGAAGATGCTGCCCAGGCGCACGGGGCTCGCTATAAGGGAACGCGCGTTGGTGGATTTGGTGAAATGGCTTGCTTTAGTTTTTATCCCGGCAAAAATCTGGGGACGTATGGTGAAGGTGGTGGTATCACTACTAATAATGAATCGTATTACAGGCATTTGCTTAGTCTTCGAAATCATGGCTCAAGCACACGCTATTATCATGACGAGATTGGATACAACATGCGAATGGGTGGATTTGAGGCCGCTGTGTTGAGTGTGAAATTGAAGTATCTGGACCAGTGGAACTCAGATCGCAAAAAAGTAGCAAATCGATATCGACAGGAAATTAAGAATGCATTAATTCGATTTCAGCACGAGCCGGATTTTTCTGAATCAGCCCATCACTTGGCCGTGATTACAACCGACAATCGCGAAAAACTTATCAAGCACCTCAATGAAAATAACATATTTCCGGGGCTGCACTACCCAGTACCTTGCCACCTCCAAAAAGCTTACCGGGATCTTGGCTATCAAAAAGGGAGTATACCCAATGCTGAATATTTGTCTGAACATTGTTTGAGTCTGCCAATGTATGCAGAGTTGAATTCTGACGAAATCGATTATATTATCAGTACAGTGAATTCCTACTCATGA
- a CDS encoding glycosyl transferase has protein sequence MIDQALTAILQEAKKAKGNLISIILPVFNEAKNLPIVVDELCEHLVHFPKYKFEITFVDDRSVDESFEVLNNLSKRQLLNVRISVVRLAKNSGSHIAITAGLNIARGDFAIIMASDGQDPASVVTQLIEEWEKGCELILASRSDNLDHSALGNFLSAMAWRLMRWSTKIKMPEKGCDLLGMDKKVLRAFNKMDERNTTFIFRILSLGFKQKEIQYVKRARISGKSNWSFLKKIAIILDAVTGYSSRPLQLITKLGLFIFLILLLRWTYVVFTIYVLDRKPTELTIILNTIFTSLAVQILLLGVIGDYIWRILDEARKRPSYEISDVTGEIFSD, from the coding sequence ATGATAGATCAGGCCCTCACAGCTATTCTGCAAGAAGCCAAAAAGGCGAAGGGAAATTTGATATCCATTATCCTGCCTGTTTTTAATGAGGCCAAAAATCTGCCGATCGTAGTAGACGAACTTTGCGAGCACCTGGTCCATTTTCCGAAATACAAATTCGAGATTACATTCGTAGACGATCGGTCTGTCGATGAATCTTTCGAAGTGTTAAATAATTTGTCTAAGCGACAGTTGTTAAACGTTCGCATTTCAGTCGTAAGATTGGCTAAAAATTCAGGTAGTCACATTGCAATAACCGCCGGGCTGAATATCGCGAGAGGTGATTTTGCTATTATCATGGCCAGTGATGGACAAGACCCCGCTTCCGTTGTCACCCAGCTTATCGAAGAATGGGAAAAAGGTTGTGAATTGATCTTAGCTTCAAGGTCAGATAATTTGGATCATTCAGCTCTTGGTAATTTTTTATCTGCAATGGCATGGAGGTTAATGCGCTGGAGTACAAAAATTAAGATGCCCGAAAAAGGATGTGATCTTTTGGGTATGGACAAAAAGGTATTAAGGGCTTTTAACAAGATGGATGAGCGAAATACCACCTTCATATTTCGCATCCTTTCTTTGGGTTTCAAACAGAAAGAAATTCAGTATGTGAAGCGAGCGCGTATATCCGGTAAGAGTAACTGGAGTTTTTTAAAAAAAATCGCAATTATTCTCGATGCTGTCACCGGATATTCCAGTCGTCCATTGCAACTCATCACCAAACTCGGTTTGTTCATTTTTCTTATTCTGTTATTAAGATGGACATACGTAGTCTTTACTATTTATGTTCTTGACCGAAAGCCAACAGAATTAACCATTATCTTAAATACTATATTCACTTCGTTGGCGGTGCAAATACTCCTCCTTGGCGTGATCGGTGACTATATCTGGCGAATACTCGATGAAGCCCGAAAGCGCCCGTCTTACGAGATCAGCGATGTAACGGGTGAAATCTTCAGCGACTAG